AAGATGAATATCATGTCGCTGATTTAATCGGTATGGAAGTGTTCTTACAGGCCTCTGGGGATTTAGTCGGGACAGTAGTTGATATCATCCCGGCTGGCAATGACTTGTTAGAAGTGAGTTTGCATCAACCAGTTCCTACAGACAAAAAACCCAAGACTGTATTGATACCCTTTGTCAAAGCGATCGCACCTGTAGTAGACTTACAAACTCGCCGCATTGAAATTACTCCCCCGACTGGGTTGTTAGAGTTAGCGAATTAGGGATGGGGGGGATGAGGAAGATGAGGGGGATGAGGGAGATTAAGAAAAATAAGGTAAATCACCTAAATCAACTAAATCACCTAAATAAAAACTCTTCCCCATCTCCCCCCACTTCTTCATCTCCCCCTACTCCCCACTCCCTCACTTCCTCGCTTCCTTTAACTGCTGCGCTACCCCACCTTGTTGAGACAGGATCAATGTTGTTCCTGCTACTGTAAGTATTGCAGTAATGGCTAAAGCTAAAACAGCAGTTTGTCTTTTCAATTTTAGGACTGTAACTAAGATTTCCATAGCGGTAGCAGTCCCAGTGGTGTGGATAGGCTTAAGTGCAGCCATAGCATCTGCGGCATTTGCATAACGATATTGCCGTTTGGACGCTACCATTCCCATTAACCATGAGCGAAAACGCAAACTAATTTGGGAATCTAATTTTTGAAAATTAAAACAACCCTTACTGTTCATTAATTGATAAATATCAACAGAACGGGTATTAGTCAGCAAACAAATTATTGTTGCTCCTAAACTATATAAATCCGAGGCTAAAGAAAGAGGATAACCTAATTGTTCCTCTGGTGATATATACCCAGGTGTTCCTACTACCAAACTAGTAAGGGCTATTTCTGCACCATGTACCCTCGCTAAATCAAAATCAACCAAGTAAGCATTTAATTGTTCATCAATTAAGATATTTTCTGGTTTGATATCTCGATGAATTATTGGGTTAATACGTTGTTGTAGATACACCAAAATTTCTAAAGTTGACAAAGCAATTTGCTTAACTTCTTGTGGACTAAAGCTGCGTTTTGAGCTTAAAGGAACAGCCTTTTTATACTCCAATACCAAATAAAAAGCTTTCTGAGTTGCAAAAGAATTGAGATAGCGAGGAATGCGAGGATGATTCAGTTTTTGCAGAATCTCCGCTTCATTCTCATAAGCTTTAAAAACAGACCAGTCCGCACTATTACTAACTAAACTGAATTCTTTAATGACTACCTGTTGTTGAGATTTCGAGTCATGAGCTAAATAGGTGATGCGTCCTGCTTCTGGGTTACGTCCTAGTACTCGAATAACTTGATAGCCTAAAGCATAAAAATCTGGATGATGAATTGAGGGAATTGCCCCTTTATTCTGCACATCAAGCTCCATTACACACCACCTGAGATTGATTTTGTCAAGGTGCAAACCACAAATTATAAATATTCACCCAGATTGTTACTTGCCATTCTGCCTTATTTAGTTATTGGTCATTGGTCATTGGTCATTGGTCAATAGTCAATAGTCCATAATTTTCTCCCTTGTTTCCCTCATTCAACAGTCAAAAGTCAACCGTTAACAGTCTTTAACCAATCAACAATCTGGGCGTTGACAATATCGGGAACTTCGTCGTGGGGGCAATGACCAGCACCAGGAATGGGGATAATTTTGATGTTTTTGCCGTTCTCTTGCGCCTGTTCGTAAATCTTCACCCCTGTAATGGGTGTCCAAGGGTCATCAGCGCCCCAAATCACCAATAAAGGACGTTCTACTTGGGGTAGTAGTTCTCCTGGTGTGGGGCCTGGTGGTGCTGTGAGGATGGAGGCGAAGACTTGCTGTGCGCCTGGATCACAGGATGGGGCGTACAGTAAATCTACAAGTTCATCGGTGACGGCACTACGATCGCGGTACACTTGGTACAAAGTGCGGCGAATTTGGGCTTTTTGGCGGATACGGTTAAAGACGAATTTGCCTGTGATGGGCGATCGCACTACTCTATTAAATGTAGACATGACTATCCGCAATGGTGGGTTCAATTCATGAGGACGATGACTCAAACCACCAGCCGAGTTAATTAAAACACCACCAGCCGTAATTTCTGGATATTGCGCCAATACCATCAAGCTGATAAGTGCGCCAATAGAGTTACCAATAAATACGGCTGGTCGTTGGATATTGTCTGTCCAAAAATCTTTTAAAAGTTCTACCCAAAGCTCTACGCTGTAATCAATTGCAGGTTTTTCTGAACCACCAAAACCCAACAAATCAATAGCAAACACCTGATGGCCAGCATTGGCTAAAACAGGAATATTTTTGCGCCAGTGGCCAATGGAAGCGCCAAAGCCGTGAACTAGTACCAACGGCTGTCCAGTACCCATGACAGTGTACTGAATTTTGTAATTACGCCAAGTCCAAACCAGTTTCTCAAAATTAGCGATCGCTGGCAACTTTTGAGTATCTAGGGTCATTATTATGAAGATTTCTAAACCATTTCTTTATATAGTAAAGCTTTTGACCCTGAGAATGTGTCTCACAAGGTGAGATATCTTTAGCAAAAACCCTAAAGATAAATCTACGTCTTGCTTGTTAGGCTTTGAAAACAGAAATTCATGTAAATTACAGCTTCTTTAATTTAACTGGTATAGTCCATAACTTTTATCAAAACAGGATGTTAGTTTTATCTTCACAAAGGGATTAATAAATAAAGGAAAGATGAATTTCCTGGTCTTTTAGCCATTTGGTACGATGTGAGATGAAATACACAAATCCGCGTTCCCTATCTCGCTTAAGTAAAGTTTTTCTAGCTGCCACATCGATTGCAGTTTTTTCTCCGATGCTTTCTGCTTATGCAAATCCAGGTGTCTCTACAACCGTAGCTCAACAACTTTTAGCAGATTCTACCAGTAGTACTAATACTTCAGTGCGAACAAAAACCCCTGGTTTTAGTTTGGCAATTTTACAACCTGCTGGCGACTTACCGGATGTAATTGCCCGTGTTTCCTTTAAAGGTAAACGTCAAAAAGGCTACTTAAAAGAAAGGTTTCTTGGTGATTACAAGTTTAAGACTAAGCACAAGGCAGAGTTTGTCAAAGGATTAAAAGCAGGCGATCGCGTAGTTGTGCGTCTGTATAATACTCAAAACAGCTTCCTCGGTTACAGCGAATTTGAATTATTATCTGTACATACAACTGTTAATCTCATTCTGTCTGCCAACCCTACAGAATATCAAGTTGTTCGTACTGTGTATGGGGTTGATGTTAACCAAGACGGCATTGTAGACACAGGCACAACCACTTACGATTATTTTACGCAAGTTAGCGGTGACAGGGTAACATTTCTCAGCAGTTCCCAAACCATTAATGTTAGCCAGTTCCAAACAGAAAGTTTCTCTGACGTTGCTACCAATAGCGTTTATCCTACCTCCTTTACTACAGGTAGTTCTGCCTTAGTACGTCAAACTATTAGTACTTTTAGCTATAGCTTGGCGGAAGCTTTGAAAGTTGAACCCGGTCGCTTAGTACAAATTCTTTCCATCAATGACAATAATTCTACTTACGATGTCAGTGACATGATGATGAATTATCGAGAGGTAGGTGTCGCTAACGGTATTCAAGTCAAGTTTACCGATGTATCTGGAAATCACTGGGCTAACGACTTTATCGCTGAATTGGCAGCTTTGCAAATCGTCCAAGGTTTTCCCGATGGCAGTTTCCGCCCTGATGAACAGTTAACCCGCGCTCAATTTGCGGCAATGATTAGTCAAGCCTTTGCTAAGGCGCAAGTCCGCAATGCCATCAGCTTTAGGGATGTTTCTACCAGACATTGGGCTTATAGTGCCATCCGCGAAACCTACTCAACAGGCTTTCTAAGTGTGTCTGGTAATAAGTTCAACCCGAACCAAACCCTTTCTCGTCTAGAAGTGCTGTTAGCTTTGGCGCGAGGACTTAACTACACCTTTACAGGTTCTACAGAGTCAATTCTTATAGCTTATAGCGATGCTAGCACTATTCGTAGCGATGTTCGTAGTGCGATCGCTGCTCTCACTGCAAGAGGTATTGTAGTTAATTATCCTGATATCCGTACTCTCAATCCTAACAAGGTGGCAACTAGAGCCGAAGTCTCTGCCTTAATTTACAAGTCGTTAGTTAGCATTGGTGAAGTCGCTGATATACCTTCTAACTACGCTGTAGAACCAACACAGCAAAGGGCTGAAGTGGAAATCAACGATAATAATGACGATAAAAAAGTACGTCGCCATTGTAACCAAGGAATTGGTAATGGTGCTGAGGGATGCGACCCTGGTAATTCCCGTCCTCACGGTGGCAGCAACGACGAAGGCGGAAGGACTCCTGGTGGTAAGAGATAAATGGACAGCAGGTTCAAAGAATTTAAAAAACCCCTCTCCAAACCTCTCCCCTGCAAGGAGAGAGGCTTCAAAGCCATAATTTTTCGTTGATATTTGAAAGATATTTAAGCCCCTCTCCGCGTCGGAGAGGGGTTGGGGAGAGGTCATAGAATTTACTTAAAATTAAAGATGTGAATCTTTCAAACCCTTACACCCAATCTCAACAGACAACCTTAGTGTATGAGTTCTGGGTAAATAACTTTACCTTTCACTTTCTATCTTGGTGGGTAATATTGTGGATTGATAACTGGCGATGAATAGCCCCCAATGTTATTAGCTCCGGGAGGAACCACAGCAGGATTTATAGGTGTAGTTGGAACAGGAGCCGTCACAACTGGCGATGGATAACCAGTAGGGGGGATACTGCTAGTGGTATTAGTTGGTGTTGGCGCACTTTGACTAAACTGTTGATAAGCAGCACGGGAAACTGAGCTAATGAATTTCTCGGCACGGGGGTCGTTATTAGGACGTTGTACCATGACAGCAACTATATAACGCTTCCCAGTGGGAGTATCAATTAAACCCGCATCGGCCAACATCGTACCGATGTCACCAGTTTTATGGTATACTCTCGCACCTGCACCCAAACCTGAAGGTAATAAATTATCGCGCTCTGTCTGACGCATAATATCCAGAATTTGGTCGCGCGATCGCATACTCACTAAATTGCCCTGACTCACCAGAGCCATGATGTTTCCTAATTCTTTGGGGCTGGTGGTGTTTGTCCCTTGTAAATCAGGCAATGAATTACGAATAGCTGTAGTAGTTAATCCCCAAGTGCGAAAACGCTCATTGAGTGCTTCCATACCTCCCAGCCGAGCAATTAGCATATTAGTAGCTGTGTTGTCGCTGATGGTAATCATTTTTGTGGCGACTTCCAAAGCAGCAAATTTAGTCCCGACTGGTTTGTATTGGAAATTACCAGAACCTCCTGCTACCATTTCCTGCTGCATTGTCAGCATCTCATCCAAGCGAATCTTGCCTGCATCAACATCTTGGAAGAAGGCAACAAGAATAGGAAGTTTAATTGTGCTAGCGGCTGGCGAACTACTACTTCCATTAATATCCACATAACCACCCGTCTCTAAATCTACCAAGAAGACTCCAGGGGTAAGATCGGGAGTAGCAGCCGCTAATTCTTGCACAGTATTCTTCAGAGATGTAATTTCTTGAGTTAAGAATAGACCAGCCGCTTGATTATTAGGAGTAGGCTGTGCTTGAGTTGACGTTGTATTGTTGGATGTAGTAGCAGTGGGAGCAATCCGATTTGCCGGGTCTAGAACTGATAAGGCTGTACCGACGATCGCACCAATACCCACTCCAATGATTAATAGCCTCACACCATACAAAATGGCTCTAGCCATCGGCTTTAATCGGGTTTTACGTGATACTCGTCTACCAGGTTGGGACGACATCGGCTGCTTAGTCACTCTTACTGTTCTAACTTTGACATTATTAGGGTTATAAGGGGGAATCTGACCTTTGGCTGTGGGCATGGGTTTGACCGCGCTAGGCATGACTAATCCCTGCCTTGGCTTACGACTTCCCGCCCCAACAGGCGCAGGTACAACATTAGGCGAACGGGCTACCATTGCCGCGCCTGTAGCCGCACGCTGTTGATTAGAAATTTTAGCTTTTTTCGGTTCTACTTTCTGCACCTTGCGCGATCGCTGGCGGCGATTGGCGGGTTGTCGCCGCGAGAAATCTCTTAGTTTGTCACCTGACTCTGCCACTGCCACTCCTTGTGACTCACTCGAATTTTTTCTTGCTGACTCCCGATCCAAAAATCACGCCAGAGGCGGCTTGAACTGGGAATTGGGACTGGAGAGTATTGAGTGATGAGTACTGAGTAATCATTTCTCCCCCACTCCTCTACTCCTAGTAGTCAGGTTCTAGTCCCTAATCCTGAGCTACTTGTAGCATTTTTGTGTTTAGTTTAAGCCATATTCAATATTTTGGGACATGCTTACGTCAATATTAGACAATGAATTATACCAAATTGAGAATCAATGTCTCTGGGCATAATTACGAATTACAAATTACGAATTATCATCACGTCGTTGATTAATTGCCCATTCTACCTGATGCAAAATCCCGCGCAGCATCCCTACTTCATGGGTTTGTAGATAAGCACGGTTATATAGTTGGCGAAATTTTTCCATACGGCTGGTTGCTGTATGCGGATATAAATAGCCAATTTCGAGGAGTAAATTTTCTAATTGCTGATAAAATCCCTCTACTAGTTCTAGAGGTGCAAATTCGCTTTCACTAGGGGCCTGCGTTGTAGGTGGTACGGTGTTTTGCGCTAATTCGTAACAGCAAATACCTACGGCTGTGGCTAAATTTAAAGATAAATAATTAGGGCTGGTGGGAATACGAATAAATCTCTGAGCGTAGA
Above is a genomic segment from Nostoc sp. MS1 containing:
- a CDS encoding serine/threonine protein kinase, whose product is MELDVQNKGAIPSIHHPDFYALGYQVIRVLGRNPEAGRITYLAHDSKSQQQVVIKEFSLVSNSADWSVFKAYENEAEILQKLNHPRIPRYLNSFATQKAFYLVLEYKKAVPLSSKRSFSPQEVKQIALSTLEILVYLQQRINPIIHRDIKPENILIDEQLNAYLVDFDLARVHGAEIALTSLVVGTPGYISPEEQLGYPLSLASDLYSLGATIICLLTNTRSVDIYQLMNSKGCFNFQKLDSQISLRFRSWLMGMVASKRQYRYANAADAMAALKPIHTTGTATAMEILVTVLKLKRQTAVLALAITAILTVAGTTLILSQQGGVAQQLKEARK
- a CDS encoding alpha/beta fold hydrolase translates to MTLDTQKLPAIANFEKLVWTWRNYKIQYTVMGTGQPLVLVHGFGASIGHWRKNIPVLANAGHQVFAIDLLGFGGSEKPAIDYSVELWVELLKDFWTDNIQRPAVFIGNSIGALISLMVLAQYPEITAGGVLINSAGGLSHRPHELNPPLRIVMSTFNRVVRSPITGKFVFNRIRQKAQIRRTLYQVYRDRSAVTDELVDLLYAPSCDPGAQQVFASILTAPPGPTPGELLPQVERPLLVIWGADDPWTPITGVKIYEQAQENGKNIKIIPIPGAGHCPHDEVPDIVNAQIVDWLKTVNG
- a CDS encoding S-layer homology domain-containing protein, with the translated sequence MKYTNPRSLSRLSKVFLAATSIAVFSPMLSAYANPGVSTTVAQQLLADSTSSTNTSVRTKTPGFSLAILQPAGDLPDVIARVSFKGKRQKGYLKERFLGDYKFKTKHKAEFVKGLKAGDRVVVRLYNTQNSFLGYSEFELLSVHTTVNLILSANPTEYQVVRTVYGVDVNQDGIVDTGTTTYDYFTQVSGDRVTFLSSSQTINVSQFQTESFSDVATNSVYPTSFTTGSSALVRQTISTFSYSLAEALKVEPGRLVQILSINDNNSTYDVSDMMMNYREVGVANGIQVKFTDVSGNHWANDFIAELAALQIVQGFPDGSFRPDEQLTRAQFAAMISQAFAKAQVRNAISFRDVSTRHWAYSAIRETYSTGFLSVSGNKFNPNQTLSRLEVLLALARGLNYTFTGSTESILIAYSDASTIRSDVRSAIAALTARGIVVNYPDIRTLNPNKVATRAEVSALIYKSLVSIGEVADIPSNYAVEPTQQRAEVEINDNNDDKKVRRHCNQGIGNGAEGCDPGNSRPHGGSNDEGGRTPGGKR
- a CDS encoding serine hydrolase yields the protein MAESGDKLRDFSRRQPANRRQRSRKVQKVEPKKAKISNQQRAATGAAMVARSPNVVPAPVGAGSRKPRQGLVMPSAVKPMPTAKGQIPPYNPNNVKVRTVRVTKQPMSSQPGRRVSRKTRLKPMARAILYGVRLLIIGVGIGAIVGTALSVLDPANRIAPTATTSNNTTSTQAQPTPNNQAAGLFLTQEITSLKNTVQELAAATPDLTPGVFLVDLETGGYVDINGSSSSPAASTIKLPILVAFFQDVDAGKIRLDEMLTMQQEMVAGGSGNFQYKPVGTKFAALEVATKMITISDNTATNMLIARLGGMEALNERFRTWGLTTTAIRNSLPDLQGTNTTSPKELGNIMALVSQGNLVSMRSRDQILDIMRQTERDNLLPSGLGAGARVYHKTGDIGTMLADAGLIDTPTGKRYIVAVMVQRPNNDPRAEKFISSVSRAAYQQFSQSAPTPTNTTSSIPPTGYPSPVVTAPVPTTPINPAVVPPGANNIGGYSSPVINPQYYPPR